A genomic region of Anopheles aquasalis chromosome Y, idAnoAquaMG_Q_19, whole genome shotgun sequence contains the following coding sequences:
- the LOC126579927 gene encoding neurobeachin isoform X14, with translation MAELTRPPLGDIKRPEEVVKMSMTDNLKFAVLIGLIEVGQVANREVVNTVLHLLVGGEFDIELNFVVQDAQNVKHMLELLDHCPANLQAEVWSVFIAILKKSVRNLQACTEIGLIEHVLARLYQAEPIVADLLIEMLGVLASYSITVKELKLLFGAMKAVNGKWPRHSAKLLNVLKQMPHRNGPDVFFSFPGRKGSAVVLPPLAKWPYENGFTFSTWFRLDPINSVNIEREKPYLYCFKTSKGVGYTAHFVGNCLVLTSMKVKGKGFQHCVKYEFQPRKWYMIAIVYIYNRWTKSEIKCLVNGQLASSTEMAWLVSTNDPFDKCYVGATPELDEERVFCGQMAAIYLFSEALTTQQICAMHRLGPGYKSQFRFDNECYLNLPDNHKRVLYDGKLSSAIVFMYNPVATDGQLCLQSAPKGNLSYFVHTPHSLMLQDVKAVVTHSIHCTLNSIGGIQVLFPLFSQLDMPYEGTDVRKDPTLCAKLLGFICELVESSQTVQQHMIQNRGFLVISFMLQRSSRDHLSLDVLGSFLSLTKYLVTCLSANSDLLLKQLLDHVLFNPSLWIYTPATVQARLYAYLATEFLSDTQIYSNVRRVSTVLQTVHTLKFYYWVVNPRSKSGITPKGLDGPRPAQKDILAIRAYILLFLKQLIMIGNGVKDDELQSILNYLMTMHEDENLHDVLQMLISLMSEHPSSMVPAFDVKHGVRTIFKLLAAESQLIRLQALKLLGFFLSRSTHKRKYDVMSPHNLYTLLAERLLLYEESMSLPTYNVLYEIMTEHISQQILYAKHPEPESHYRLENPMILKVVATLIRQSKQSEQLIEVKKLFLSDMTLLCNNNRENRRTVLQMSVWQEWLIAMAYIHPKSSEEQKLSDMVYSLFRMLLHHAIKYEYGGWRVWVDTLAIVHSKVSYEEFKLQFAQMYEHYEKHRTDNITDPALRQQRPISTISGWEHQGSTGSGKPPTESELVLEGHRGCAGPPHHQSVASIGTSATIATAAGCICGPETGETVMKNSTDDGFVGNSLPQDGACGKQNNLVNEQTADGKEPVTKRNTYTAEQAAGDEEVEDEEEEEEADEVPEEGKVEEVDAEENDPDQRRMLVVGDVKGAAAAASGTSDALVVQRIVDEIVDKSTANLVLAGWEERAVGAHCEKNGKQQIQAKDTPTEPTSSPVIKDEEIELAVNEVVKMSQLKPLEDESRSGHQQVSDSLSLVDAETISNSENVKDDSRRMKTTEEPLYKDENDEAKVAAFVHRYVEEMLDRVISEPEAAAEHSVEATESVTCEVQQMVQSIITDAVERAEKTNGTTTSGSVPQCQFGPESGGVVFHHGDHHEGTANSYAKISVVSEAMEGMAGNEKIVLLSEEEDERAVEEDENDEEEEDEEMEQGSEEEDEDEKDEKKQKEKKAVEQKVDEDDDDEDEEEEEEEEEEEEEEEEEEEEDEEQDEEEDEEDASKPGVLVGANEANQLSTKHETIAKAITEPSGTAEIMVTGSAPNSVPVAPEQMDTHKRSSTSAGAHPQTHASKVSTNGVNSGKLPSAPSTNSQPSLAQSMAGGGNGDGITYEGQPKRSSKQSSSSTGNRPMFSPGPTRPPFRIPEFKWSYIHQRLLSDVLFSLETDIQVWRSHSTKSVLDFVNSTENAIFVVNTVHLISQLADNLIIACGGLLPLLASATSPNSELDVLEPTQGMPLDVAVSFLQRLVNMADVLIFASSLNFSELEAEKNMSSGGILRQCLRLVCTCAVRNCLECKERTRGLYNGMALKDIPGGVHLQALIRGAQSTSSKTIIESLSGPLSPVKDPEKLLQDMDINRLRAVIYRDVEETKQAQFLSLAIVYFISVLMVSKYRDILEPPVELQIHRNSSPVVHQRATPTQETGARPLFPQWSHHVYPQFLPGSHPNHQTAVVVPGGGASGITQGAIASGTGGGVCGSSMVQHGSSSSSSPNTTIISPSQAISSPSTAPTGINGASNHTNSNQCNNNHLISNTTRAKELNCATVNGGVPLPMYYNNNNHNNTTSSGGTCMFSSEMMNCYSPGGGGPTMAVASAAAIGGHLNHLHHHQQQHLQHPHMQQYQQQQQQQQTIVNNNMLNGGATGQPVEYGAAVMSGHVRGVTTGHGGRSVHHPSQPSPTPSAVLQHNGVPSTTASQGITSSTHHSGSGVVSEKLSKGTQSMQDGEYEVIVVDESNSSVIADDSHSSGPLSIKSVDSDGGSLNLNSTENDPQEVETSSEIMPDDHKPTNSNDESWTDVNLNDDGVGDLKPRGADVPVAVLGSGGGGGGVGAGAIGVGGNDSGIMSIQTVGGGGLRLDGSGEPPVSSGEAGKHESSDISVVRMPEGYGPSSVSSAVVVGGGGVGGSNRGRNTDELNLKTPFVGQIPLAIPSREASLTQKLEIALGPVCPLLREIMVDFAPFLSKTLVGSHGQELLMEGKGLTTFKNSHSVVELVMLLCSQEWQNSLQKHAGLAFIELINEGRLLSHAMKDHIVRVANEAEFILNRMRADDVLKHADFESQCAQTLVERREEERMCDHLITAARRRDNVIASRLLEKVRNIMGNRHGAWGDMNANYSRQIYWKLDAWEDDARRRKRLVQNPRGSSHPQATLKASLVNGLGTAASAASAAAAAAAAAGASVAATNAPEDAGGDDTTAGVAGGSNRVALGGRSSRDELYSQIAVPRSQQPDLLDDSELLIEDRELDLDLTGPVNISTKAKLIAPGLVAPGTMSITSTEMYFEVDEENGEFQSIDAEVLKYCDHLHGKWYFSEIRAIFSRRYLLQNVALEIFLASRTSILFAFPDQHTVKKVIKALPRVGVGIKYGIPQTRRASMMSPRQLMRNSNMTQKWQRREISNFEYLMFLNTIAGRTYNDLNQYPVFPWVLTNYESRELDLSQPSNYRDLSKPIGALNPSRREYFEERYETWDTPGIPPFHYGTHYSTAAFALNWLIRIEPFTSMFLALQGGKFDHPDRLFSSVALSWKNCQRDTSDVKELIPEWYFLPEMFYNASEYRLGQRDDGTVVGDVELPPWAKTPEEFVRLNRMALESEFVSCQLHQWIDLIFGYKQRGPEAMRATNVFYYLTYEGSVDLETIGDLVTREAIENQIRNFGQTPSLLLMEPHPPRSSAMHLSPMMFNTMPDDVCMSLKFHLNSPIIHISANTYPQLPMPSVVTVTAGHQFAVNRWNCQYTASIQSPSYAESAQNMNANLPLTMDPLLSQINGHNSSSNQQNRRHLGDNFSQKLQIKSNCYVTTVDSRFLIACGFWDNSFRVFSTETAKIVQIIFGHFGVVTCLSRSECNITSDCYIASGSADCTILLWHWNARTQSIVGEGEIPTPRATLTGHETAVTSVVISAELGLVVSGSISGPVLVHTTFGDLLRSLEAPKGFISPENITLSREGFIVVNYDEGSVAAYTINGKLLRYETHNDNFQCMLLSRDGEYLMTAGNKGIVEVWRTFNLAPLYAFPACNSGIRSLALTHDQKYLLAGLATGSIIVFHIDFNRWHHEYQQRY, from the exons ATGGCGGAGCTCACGAGACCACCACTCGGCGACATCAAGCGGCCCGAGGAGGTGGTGAAGATGTCGATGACTGACAACCTCAAGTTCGCCGTCCTCATCGGACTGATCGAGGTGGGCCAGGTGGCAAACCGCGAAGTCGTCAACACGGTGCTGCATTTG CTGGTCGGTGGCGAGTTCGATATTGAGCTGAATTTCGTGGTACAGGATGCGCAGAACGTGAAACACATGCTCGAGCTACTCGACCACTGTCCGGCCAACTTGCAGGCCGAAGTGTGGAGCGTGTTTATCGCGATTCTTAAGAAGAGCGTACGCAACCTGCAGGCCTGCACGGAGATCGGGCTGATTGAGCACGTGCTGGCTCGCCTGTATCAGGCGGAACCCATCGTCGCAG ATCTGCTGATCGAGATGCTGGGCGTGCTAGCGAGCTACAGCATTACTGTGAAGGAGCTAAAGCTGCTTTTCGGGGCGATGAAAGCCGTGAACGGCAAATGGCCTCGCCATTCGGCCAAGCTGCTCAACGTTCTGAAGCAGATGCCGCACCGCAATGGACCAGACGTGTTTTTCAGCTTTCCCGGCCGGAAGGGTTCG GCCGTTGTACTACCACCGTTAGCGAAATGGCCTTACGAGAATGGTTTCACCTTCAGCACCTGGTTTCGGCTCGATCCGATCAATTCCGTCAATATCGAACGAGAGAAACCGTATCTGTACTG ttttaaaACGTCCAAGGGTGTCGGTTACACGGCCCACTTCGTCGGCAACTGCCTGGTGCTAACGTCAATGAAGGTGAAGGGCAAAGGTTTTCAGCACTGCGTGAAGTACGAGTTCCAGCCGCGCAAATGGTATATGATAGCGATCGTGTACATTTACAACCGGTGGACGAAGAGCGAAATCAAGTGCCTGGTAAACGGACAGTTGGCCTCCAGCACCGAGATGGCATGGCTCGTATCCACGAACGAC CCATTCGACAAGTGCTACGTTGGAGCAACGCCAGAACTAGATGAGGAGCGTGTATTCTGCGGCCAGATGGCGGCCATCTACCTGTTCTCTGAGGCGCTCACAACACAGCAAATCTGCGCGATGCATCGACTAGGCCCTGGCTACAAG TCTCAGTTCCGCTTCGATAACGAATGCTATCTGAATCTGCCGGACAATCATAAGCGG GTATTGTACGATGGGAAATTGTCGAGCGCTATCGTGTTCATGTACAATCCTGTTGCAACCGACGGTCAGCTCTGCCTGCAGTCTGCCCCCAAGGGTAACCTATCTTACTTCGTCCATACACCGCACTCGTTGATGCTGCAG GATGTGAAGGCCGTAGTAACGCACTCGATACACTGCACGCTAAACTCGATCGGTGGCATCCAGGTGCTGTTCCCACTGTTCTCGCAGTTGGATATGCCATATGAAGGAACGGACGTTCGAAAGGACCCAACACTGTG tgCTAAACTGCTTGGGTTCATTTGTGAGCTCGTCGAAAGTTCGCAGACGGTGCAGCAACATATGATACAG AACCGTGGATTTCTGGTGATCTCGTTCATGCTACAACGGTCGTCCCGTGATCATCTGTCCCTGGACGTACTAGGGTCGTTCCTGAGCCTTACAAAGTATCTGGTGACGTGTTTGTCAGCCAACTCGGATCTGCTGCTGAAACAG CTACTCGACCATGTGCTGTTCAATCCGTCGCTTTGGATCTATACGCCGGCCACGGTGCAGGCTCGCCTTTACGCCTACCTGGCGACCGAGTTCCTGAGTGACACACAAATCTACAGCAACGTCCGGCGGGTAAGCACGGTGTTGCAGACCGTGCACACTCTCAAATTCTACTACTGGGTAGTGAATCCGCGCTCGAAGAGCGGTATCACACCGAAGGGATTGGATGGTCCGCGGCCAGCCCAAAAGGACATCTTGGCCATCCGAGCGTACATTCTGCTGTTCCTCAAGCAACTGATCATGATCGGTAACGGGGTGAAGGATGACGAGTTGCAGAGCATTCTCAACTACCTGATGACCATGCACGAGGACGAGAACCTGCACGacgtgctgcagatgctgatATCGTTGATGTCTGAGCACCCAAGCTCGATGGTGCCGGCGTTCGATGTGAAGCACGGCGTGCGCACAATCTTCAAGCTGCTCGCCGCCGAAAGCCAGCTGATCCGGTTGCAGGCCCTTAAGTTGCTGGGATTCTTCCTCTCGCGCAGCACGCACAA GCGAAAGTATGATGTAATGTCGCCCCATAACCTGTACACACTCCTTGCCGAGCGGCTACTGTTGTACGAGGAGTCAATGTCGCTGCCCACATACAACGTGCTTTACGAGATCATGACCGAGCACATCTCGCAACAGATTCTGTACGCTAAGCACCCGGAACCGGAGAGCCACTATCGGTTGGAAAATCCAATGATACTGAAGGTGGTTGCCACGCTGATACGACAGTCGAAACAATCggagcagctgatcgaggTCAAGAAGCTTTTCCTGTCCGACATGACGTTACTGTGTAACAATAATCGCGAAAACCGGCGCACCGTGCTGCAGATGAGCGTGTGGCAGGAGTGGCTGATCGCGATGGCCTACATCCACCCGAAGAGTTCCGAGGAGCAGAAGCTGTCGGATATGGTGTACTCGCTgttccggatgctgctgcaccatgcGATCAAGTACGAGTACGGTGGTTGGCGAGTATGGGTTGACACTCTAGCGATCGTGCACTCGAAGGTATCGTATGAGGAGTTTAAGCTACAATTTGCCCAAATGTATGAGCACTACGAGAAGCACCGTACGGACAACATCACCGATCCGGCACTACGGCAACAGCGAccgatcagcaccatcagcggctGGGAGCATCAGGGGTCCACTGGCAGTGGTAAGCCACCTACCGAGTCCGAGTTGGTGCTGGAAGGACATCGGGGCTGCGCTGGACCACCGCACCATCAGTCAGTAGCGTCTATTGGTACCagtgccaccattgccactgcCGCCGGATGCATTTGTGGACCCGAAACTGGCGAAACGGTCATGAAGAACTCTACCGACGACGGATTTGTTGGCAATTCGCTCCCTCAGGACGGTGCGTGCGGCAAGCAGAACAACCTAGTGAATGAGCAAACCGCAGACGGCAAAGAGCCAGTTACAAAACGGAATACTTACACAGCCGAACAGGCCGCTGGCgatgaggaggtggaggacgaggaagaagaagaagaagcagacgaAGTGCCAGAGGAAGGCAAAGTAGAGGAAGTAGACGCGGAGGAGAACGATCCTGACCAGCGAagaatgctggtggtgggtgatgtGAAGGGTGCCGCAGCCGCTGCTTCGGGAACATCTgatgcgctggtggtgcagcgTATCGTCGACGAAATCGTTGACAAATCAACCGCCAACTTGGTGCTGGCAGGCTGGGAAGAGCGGGCCGTGGGAGCGCATTGCGAGAAGAATGGCAAGCAACAGATCCAGGCAAAAGACACACCGACCGAACCCACATCATCGCCCGTAATCAAAGACGAAGAGATCGAGCTTGCGGTCAATGAGGTGGTGAAGATGAGCCAGCTTAAGCCTCTCGAAGACGAGAGTAGAAGTGGCCACCAACAGGTCAGCGATAGTTTGTCGCTTGTTGACGCCGAAACGATAAGCAATAGCGAGAACGTAAAGGATGATTCGCGAAGAATGAAGACAACAGAGGAGCCGCTGTACAAAGATGAGAACGATGAGGCGAAAGTAGCGGCATTCGTACATCGATATGTCGAGGAGATGCTGGACCGTGTGATTTCCGAGCCGGAAGCTGCAGCCGAGCACAGCGTAGAAGCGACGGAATCGGTTACTTGCGAGGTACAGCAGATGGTCCAATCGATTATCACCGATGCCGTGGAACGAGCGGAGAAAACGAATGGTACTACCACGAGTGGAAGCGTACCGCAATGCCAGTTTGGTCCAGAGAGTGGCGGGGTGGTGTTCCATCACGGCGACCACCACGAGGGAACGGCCAACAGCTACGCCAAGATTAGTGTGGTTTCCGAAGCAATGGAAGGGATGGCGGGTAACGAGAAGATCGTTTTGctcagcgaagaagaagatgagcgGGCCGTGGAGGAAGACGAAAatgacgaggaagaagaggacgaggagatgGAGCAGGGGTCtgaggaagaagacgaagatgaGAAGGatgagaagaagcaaaaggagaagaaggcggTGGAGCAGAAggtggacgaggacgatgatgacgaggatgaagaggaggaagaagaagaggaagaggaagaggaagaagaagaggaggaggaagaagaggacgaggaacaggatgaagaggaagatgaagaggatGCAAGCAAACCAGGAGTGCTTGTGggagcaaacgaagcaaaccaGCTGTcgacgaaacacgaaacgattGCAAAGGCCATTACGGAGCCATCGGGAACGGCTGAGATTATGGTAACCGGAAGTGCGCCGAACAGTGTGCCAGTAGCGCCAGAACAGATGGACACACACAAGCGTTCCTCAACCAGTGCAGGTGCGCATCCTCAAACGCACGCCTCCAAGGTGTCGACGAATGGTGTCAACTCTGGGAAGTTGCCATCGGCCCCATCGACCAACAGCCAGCCGTCACTTGCACAATCCATGGCTGGGGGAGGCAACGGTGACGGCATCACCTACGAGGGTCAACCCAAGCGCTCGTCGAAGCAATCCAGTTCCTCTACGGGCAACCGGCCAATGTTCTCACCCGGTCCAACACGCCCACCATTCCGCATACCTGAGTTCAAATGGTCCTACATCCACCAGCGGTTGCTATCCGATGTCCTGTTCTCGCTGGAAACGGACATCCAGGTGTGGCGGAGCCATTCTACCAAAAGTGTGCTGGATTTCGTCAATTCCACTGAGAATGCGATCTTCGTCGTGAACACGGTCCATCTGATCTCGCAGCTGGCGGACAATTTGATAATCGCGTGCGGCgggctgctgccactgctggccaGCGCCACTTCCCCCAACTCGGAGCTGGACGTTCTCGAACCGACGCAAGGGATGCCGCTAGACGTGGCCGTCTCTTTTCTGCAGCGGCTGGTGAACATGGCAGACGTGCTGATCTTTGCCAGCTCGCTCAACTTCAGCGAGCTAGAGGCGGAAAAGAATATGTCGTCCGGTGGCATCCTGCGCCAGTGTCTGCGGCTGGTGTGCACTTGCGCCGTCCGCAACTGCCTCGAGTGCAAGGAGCGCACGCGCGGTTTATACAACGGGATGGCACTGAAGGATATACCGGGCGGTGTGCATCTACAGGCCCTGATCCGGGGTGCCCAATCGACGTCGTCGAAAACGATTATCGAGTCGCTTTCCGGGCCGCTGAGTCCAGTGAAGGATCCGGAAAAGTTATTGCAGGACATGGACATCAATCGGCTGCGGGCGGTCATCTATCGCGATGTG GAGGAAACCAAGCAAGCCCAGTTTCTGTCACTCGCCATCGTCTACTTCATCTCGGTGCTCATGGTGTCTAAGTATCGCGACATTCTCGAGCCACCAGTGGAGCTGCAGATCCACCGGAATTCGTCGCCCGTGGTCCATCAACGCGCTACACCCACGCAAG AGACCGGCGCTCGGCCGCTCTTCCCACAGTGGTCGCACCACGTTTACCCCCAGTTTTTACCCGGTTCGCATCCCAACCACCAAACAGCAGTAGTGGTTCCTGGTGGAGGGGCCAGTGGAATCACCCAAGGAGCCATCGCtagtggtaccggtggtggtgtctgtgGGAGCAGCATGGTGCAgcatggtagcagcagcagcagcagccccaatACAACTATCATTTCGCCCTCGCAAGCCATCTCGTCTCCATCGACCGCTCCGACCGGCATTAATGGCGCCAGTAACCACACTAATAGCAACCAGTGCAACAACAATCATCTGATCAGCAACACCACGCGAGCTAAGGAGCTCAACTGCGCGacggtgaatggtggtgtgcCGTTGCCAATGTAttacaataacaataatcacAACAACACTACTAGCAGTGGTGGTACCTGCATGTTCTCGAGCGAAATGATGAACTGCTACTCACCCGGCGGTGGTGGGCCAACGATGGCAGTAGCATCGGCGGCAGCCATCGGAGGCCACCTTAATcatctgcaccaccaccaacagcaacacctgCAGCATCCACATATGCAACagtaccaacagcagcagcagcagcagcagaccatcGTGAACAACAACATGCTGAACGGCGGGGCAACGGGGCAGCCGGTCGAATATGGAGCGGCTGTAATGAGTGGTCATGTGCGGGGCGTGACCACCGGCCACGGTGGTCGCTCGGTTCACCACCCGTCACagccatcaccaacaccgtCAGCGGTGCTTCAACATAACGGTGTCCCCAGCACAACTGCCAGCCAGGGcattaccagcagcacccaccattccggttccggtgtcgtCAGTGAAAAGCTGTCCAAAG GAACCCAATCGATGCAGGATGGCGAGTACGAAGTGATCGTTGTCGACGAGAGCAACTCCTCCGTAATTGCCGACGATTCTCATTCGAGCGGTCCACTCTCGATCAAG AGTGTGGACTCAGATGGTGGCTCCCTGAACCTGAACTCAACCGAAAACGATCCACAGGAGGTGGAAACGTCTAGTGAAATCATGCCGGAcgaccacaaaccaaccaactcgaACGACGAGAGCTGGACCGATGTCAACTTGAACGATGACGGAGTTGGCGATTTGAAGCCACGTGGCGCCGATGTACCCGTTGCCGTGctcggcagtggcggcggcggcggtggtgtagGAGCTGGTGCAATCGGCGTCGGCGGCAACGATTCTGGCATAATGTCAATTCAAACGGTGGGAGGAGGTGGATTGCGCCTAGACGGAAGCGGCGAGCCACCGGTCAGTTCTGGTGAAGCTGGAAAGCACGAGTCGTCCGACATTTCGGTCGTACGGATGCCGGAGGGATACGGACCGTCGTCAGTGTCgtccgcggtggtggttggcggcggtggcgtcggtggtaGCAATCGTGGCCGCAACACCGACGAGCTCAACCTGAAGACTCCGTTCGTCGGCCAGATTCCGCTGGCGATACCGTCGCGGGAGGCCAGCCTGACACAGAAGCTCGAGATCGCCCTCGGACCCGTGTGCCCGCTGTTGCGCGAGATTATGGTGGATTTTGCGCCATTCCTTTCGAAGACGCTGGTCGGCTCGCATGGCCAAGAGCTGCTGATGGAGGGCAAGGGTCTGACGACGTTCAAGAACAGTCACTCGGTGGTTgagctggtgatgctgctgtgctcgCAGGAGTGGCAGAACAGCCTGCAGAAACACGCCGGTCTCGCCTTTATCGAGCTGATCAACGAGGGTCGGTTACTGTCGCACGCGATGAAGGACCACATTGTGCGAGTCGCCAACGAGGCCGAGTTCATTCTCAACCGGATGCGGGCAGACGATGTGCTGAAGCACGCCGACTTTGAATCACAGTGCGCCCAGACGCTGGTTGAGCGGCGTGAGGAGGAACGCATGTGCGACCATCTCATCACGGCTGCCCGCCGCCGCGACAACGTCATAGCGAGCCGGCTGCTGGAGAAGGTGCGGAACATCATGGGTAACCGGCATGGGGCGTGGGGCGACATGAACGCCAACTACTCGCGTCAGATTTACTGGAAGCTAGATGCGTGGGAAGACGATGCACGGCGCCGGAAGCGTCTGGTGCAGAATCCGCGCGGCTCGAGTCACCCGCAGGCCACACTGAAGGCGTCGCTCGTCAATGGCTtaggaacagcagcatcagcggcatcggcagcagcagcagcagcagcagcagcaggtgcctCAGTTGCAGCCACCAACGCCCCCGAggatgctggtggcgatgaCACCACCGCAGGTGTTGCCGGTGGCAGCAACCGTGTGGCACTGGGGGGCAGGTCGAGCCGGGACGAGCTTTACTCGCAGATAGCGGTGCCGCGTTCGCAACAGCCCGATCTGCTGGACGATTCGGAGCTGCTGATAGAGGACCGCGAGCTCGACCTCGACCTGACCGGCCCGGTCAACATAAGCACAAAGGCGAAGCTGATCGCCCCTGGGTTAGTTGCGCCTGGCACGATGTCAATTACTTCCACCGAGATGTACTTCGAGGTGGACGAAGAGAATGGCGAGTTCCAGTCAATCGATGCGGAGGTGCTGAAGTACTGTGACCACCTACACGGCAAGTGGTACTTTTCGGAGATACGCGCTATCTTCTCCCGCCGCTATTTGCTGCAGAACGTGGCCCTCGAAATCTTCCTCGCCAGCCGCACCTCGATCCTGTTCGCTTTTCCCGACCAGCACACGGTGAAGAAAGTGATCAAGGCGTTACctcgcgtcggtgtcggtatCAAGTACGGCATACCGCAAACGCGCCGCGCCTCGATGATGTCGCCACGCCAGCTGATGCGCAACTCGAACATGACACAGAAGTGGCAGCGGCGCGAAATCTCCAACTTCGAGTATCTGATGTTCCTGAACACGATCGCTGGCCGGACGTACAACGACCTCAACCAGTACCCGGTGTTTCCGTGGGTGTTGACGAACTACGAGTCGCGCGAGCTCGACCTCAGCCAGCCGTCCAACTATCGCGATCTGTCGAAGCCAATCGGTGCGCTCAACCCGAGCCGGCGCGAATATTTCGAGGAGCGCTACGAAACGTGGGACACACCCGGCATACCGCCGTTTCACTACGGTACGCACTACTCGACCGCCGCCTTTGCGCTCAACTGGCTGATCCGGATCGAACCGTTCACCAGCATGTTCTTGGCGCTGCAGGGTGGCAAGTTCGACCATCCGGATCGCCTGTTCTCTTCCGTGGCACTGTCGTGGAAGAACTGCCAGCGGGACACATCGGACGTTAAAGAGCTGATACCGGAATGGTACTTCCTGCCCGAAATGTTTTACAACGCGTCCGAGTACCGACTCGGCCAACGGGACGACGGTACCGTGGTAGGTGATGTCGAGCTGCCACCGTGGGCCAAAACACCCGAAGAGTTCGTGCGGTTGAACCGTATGGCGCTGGAATCGGAGTTCGTCTCCTGTCAGCTGCATCAGTGGATCGATCTGATCTTCGGTTACAAGCAGCGTGGCCCGGAAGCGATGCGGGCCACCAACGTGTTCTACTACCTAACATACGAGGGCAGTGTCGATCTGGAGACTATTGGTGATCTGGTGACGCGCGAGGCGATCGAGAACCAGATTCGAAACTTTGGCCAAACGCCtagcctgctgctgatggagccGCATCCGCCGCGCTCGTCCGCGATGCACCTGTCGCCGATGATGTTCAACACGATGCCTGACGACGTGTGTATGTCGCTGAAATTCCACCTAAATTCGCCAATCATACACATCTCGGCGAACACGTATCCGCAGCTGCCGATGCCGTCGGTGGTAACCGTCACAGCTGGCCATCAGTTTGCGGTCAATCGGTGGAACTGCCAGTACACGGCGAGCATACAGAGCCCTAGTTATGCTGAATCGGCGCAGAACATGAATGCAAACTTGCCGCTCACGATGGATCCGTTGCTAT CTCAAATCAATGGCCACAATAGTAGCAGCAATCAGCAGAATCGACGACACCTGGGCGACAACTTTAGTCAGAAGCTGCAGATCAAGTCGAACTGCTACGTGACCACGGTCGACAGCCGCTTCCTGATTGCGTGTGGCTTTTGGGATAACAGTTTTCGGGTGTTTTCAACGGAAACAGCTAAAATCGTGCAGATAATTTTCGGTCATTTCGGCGTGGTTACGTGTCTGTCTCGCTCGGAGTGCAACATTACCTCCGATTGCTACATCGCGTCCGGTTCAGCCGACTGCACCATCTTGCTCTGGCACTGGAACGCCCGCACACAGTCAATCGTCGGTGAGGGCGAG ATACCTACCCCGCGCGCCACACTGACGGGACACGAGACAGCAGTAACCTCGGTAGTCATCAGTGCTGAGCTGGGACTGGTGGTATCGGGCTCAATCA GCGGCCCAGTACTGGTGCACACGACGTTTGGTGATCTGCTGCGTTCCCTTGAAGCGCCGAAGGGCTTTATCTCACCAGAAAACATAACCTTGTCGCGCGAAGGCTTCATAGTAGTAAACTATGACGAGGGTAGCGTGGCTGCTTACACCATCAATGGAAAGCTGCTGCGGTATGAAACGCACAACGACAACTTCCAG TGTATGCTGCTGTCGCGCGATGGTGAGTATTTGATGACCGCCGGCAACAAGGGCATTGTGGAGGTATGGCGCACGTTCAATTTGGCGCCCCTGTACGCCTTCCCTGCGTGCAACAGCGGCATCCGCTCGCTAGCCCTCACCCACGATCAAAA GTACCTCCTGGCCGGGTTAGCGACAGGTTCGATCATCGTATTCCATATCGATTTCAACCGCTGGCACCACGAGTATCAGCAGCGCTACTGA